Sequence from the Acidihalobacter prosperus genome:
GATGGCCATGTACGCGGCCAACAACATCTCCAAGGGCATCGTGAAGTACGCCAACTCCGGTGGCGTGCGTCTGGCCGGTCTGATCTGCAACTCCCGCAACACCGACCGTGAAGACGAGCTGATCGAGGCGCTGGCCCGCAAGCTCGGTACCCGCATGATCCACTTCATCCCGCGCGACAACGTCGTGCAGCGCGCCGAGATTCGCCGCATGACCGTCATCGAGTACGACCCGAAGGCGAAGCAGGCCGACGAGTATCGTGCGCTGGCGAAGAAGATCGTGGAGAACACCCAGTTCTGCATCCCCACGCCTTGCACCATGGACGAACTCGAAGAGCTGCTGACCGAGTTCGGCATCATGGACGAGGAGGATCTGAGCATCGTCGGCAAGACCGCTGCCGACGAGGCGGTCGCGGAGGCGACTGCCTGAGCGGCATGAACGAACGCCGGCCCCGCCCGGGGCCGGCGCATCTTGTTCGCGTCGGTCCGCGGATGGGCGGTCGGCGCGGTGCATGGAGATCGAAACGATGACCCTGATCAATCGAGAAGAAACCGAGGCTCTGATCCAGGAGGTGCTCGAAGTCTATCCGGAGAAGGCGCGCAAGGACCGCGCCAAGCACTTGGCGACCAACGACCAGTCGCTGGAGAAGTCCAACAAGTGCATCACTTCCAACCGCAAGTCGCTGCCCGGCGTGATGACGATCCGCGGCTGCGCCTATGCCGGCTCCAAGGGCGTGGTGTGGGGGCCGATCAAGGACATGATCCACATTTCCCACGGCCCGGTGGGCTGCGGCCAGTATTCGCGTGCCGGCCGACGCAACTACTACGTCGGCACCACCGGCGTGAACACCTTCGGCACCATGAACTTCACCTCGGATTTCCAGGAGAAGGACATTGTGTTCGGCGGCGACAAGAAGCTGGCGAAGATGATCGAGGAAATCGATCAGTTGTTTCCGCTGAGCAAAGGCGTGTCGATCCAGTCCGAGTGCCCGATCGGTCTGATCGGCGACGACATCGAGGCGGTGGCCAAGAAGACCTCCAAGGAAATCGAAAAGCCGGTCGTGCCGGTGCGTTGCGAAGGTTTCCGCGGCGTGTCGCAGTCGCTGGGTCACCACATCGCGAACGACTCGATTCGCGACTGGGTGCTGCCCAACCGCGACAACGACAACAGCTTCGAGACGACGCCTTACGACGTGGCGATCATCGGCGACTACAACATCGGCGGCGACGCCTGGTCCTCGCGCATCCTGCTCGAGGAGATGGGTCTGCGCGTGGTGGCCCAGTGGTCCGGCGACGGCACCCTGGCCGAAATCGAGCTGACCCCCAAGGTCAAGCTGAACCTGCTGCACTGCTACCGCTCGATGAACTACATCTCGCGTCACATGGAAGAGAAGTACGGCATTCCATGGGTTGAGTACAACTTCTTCGGCCCGACCAAGATCGCCGAGTCGCTGCGCAAGATCGCCAGCTACTTCGACGACAAGATCAAGGAAGGCGCCGAGCGCGTGATCGAGAAGTATCGCGCCGAGTACGACGCGGTCATCGCCAAGTACCGTCCGCGCCTGGAAGGCAAGCGCGTGATGCTCTACGTCGGCGGCCTGCGTCCGCGTCACGTCATCGGCGCGTACGAGGATCTGGGCATGGAAGTCGTGGGTACCGGCTACGAGTTCGGCCACAACGATGACTACGACCGCACGATCAAGGAAATGGGCAACGCCACGCTGATCTACGACGACGTCACCGGCTACGAGTTCGAGGAATTCGTGAAGAAGGTGAAGCCCGACCTGATCGGTTCCGGCATCAAGGAGAAGTACATCTTCCAGAAGATGGGCATTCCGTTCCGCCAGATGCATTCCTGGGATTACTCGGGTCCGTATCACGGCTACGACGGCTTCGCCATCTTCGCACGGGACATGGACATGACCCTGAACAACCCCTGCTGGGCCTTCGTGAAGACCCCGTGGGCGGCTTCGGAAGATGCCGAGACCGCGCTGGCGGCCAACGCGTAAGACTGCGGGCCGTGCCCGGGACGCGAGTCCCGGGCACGCAACCCGGAACACGATTTTCCCATTGAGCCGTCTGTCCACGGATGAGTGGCGCGGCGAGGAGAACCCCGATGAGCCAAGATGTCGAGAATATACAGCCGTCGTACCCCTTGTTCCGTAATGAGGAATACAAGAAGGTCATCGGCGACAAGCGTGCGAAATACGAAGAGATGCACCCCGCGGAGAAGATTCGCGAGGTCTTCGAATGGACCACCACGAAGGAATATCAGGAACTCAACTTCCAGCGCGAGGCGCTGACCGTCAACCCGGCCAAGGCCTGCCAGCCGCTCGGCGCCGTGCTCTGCGCGCTGGGCTACGAAAAGACCATGCCCTACGTGCACGGTTCGCAGGGTTGCGTGGCCTACTTCCGCACCTATTTCAACCGTCACTTCAAGGAGCCGATCGCCTGCGTGTCCGACTCCATGACGGAAGATGCGGCGGTGTTCGGCGGCCAGAAGAACATGTTCGACGGCCTGGAAAACGCCAAGGCGCTGTATAAGCCCGACATGATCGCGGTCTCCACGACCTGCATGGCCGAGGTGATCGGCGACGACCTCAACGCCTTCATCAACAACTCGAAGAAGGAAGGGCATATTCCACAGGAATATCCCGTCCCCTTCGCGCATACGCCGAGCTTCGTGGGTTCGCATACCACCGGCTGGGACAACATGCAGGAAGGCATTCTGCGTTACTTCACGCTCAACTACATGGAAGACAAGCAGGTCGGTGCCAACGGCAAGCTCAACGTCGTCCCCGGCTTCGAGACCTATCTCGGCAACTTCCGCGTGATCAAGCGCATGCTGGAAGAGATGGGTGTCGAGACGACCATGCTGTCCGACCCCACGGAAGTGCTCGATACGCCTGCCGACGGCAAGTTCCGCATGTATGCGGGCGGCACCACGATGGATGAGGTCAAGGATGCCCCCAACGCATTCGACACGCTCTTCCTGCAGCCCTGGCAGTCCGACAAGACGCGTAAATACGTGCAGAACACCTGGAAGCATGAGGCGCCCAAGCTCAATATCCCGATGGGGCTGGAATGGACCGACGAGTTCCTGATGAAGGTCTCCGAGATCACCGGCAAGCCGATTCCGGAGTCCCTGACCAAGGAGCGCGGTCGCCTGGTCGACATGATCACCGACTCGCATGCCTGGCTGCACGGCAAGCGCTATGCGCTGTACGGCGATCCCGACTTCGTGATGGGCATGACCAAGCTATTGCTCGAGCTGGGTGCCGAGCCGGTCCACATCCTGGCCAACAACGCCAACAAGCGTTGGAAGAAGGCGATGGACAAGATCCTGGACGACTCGCCATACGGCACGGGCTGCGAGGTCCACATCGGCCGCGATCTGTGGCACCTGCGTTCGCTGGTGTTCACCGACAAGCCGGACTTCCTGATCGGCAACTCCTACGGCAAGTTCATCCAGCGAGATACGCTGCACAAGGGCGAGGCATTCGAGGTTCCGCTGATCCGCTTCGGCTTCCCGATCTTCGACCGTCATCACCTGCACCGCGACACCACGCTGGGTTACGAGGGTGCCATGCACGTCCTCAAGACCCTGGTGAACGAAGTGCTGGCGCGTCTGGACGACGACACCCGCGGAATGGGCACGACGGACTACAACTACGACCTGATCCGCTGAGCCCCGCGAACCGCGCCGGGAAGATACCCGGCGCGGTTCTCTTGTCGGCGCCCGGCGCCAAGGAGTATTGCCATGCCGAACGTGATGATCCGACGCGACCCCAGCGGGAAGCTGTCGTTCTACGTGGCCAAGAAGGATCTCGAGGAAACCATCGCCCGTCTGGAATTCGATGGCCCTGATGGTTGGGGCGGCGAGGTCGAGCTCATGGACGGTTCGCGCTATTACCTGGAGCCCCTGTCCACGATGCCGAATCTGCCGATCACCCTGCGCGCCAGGCGCCTGTGAACGGGAGGGATGCGCCATGAACACACCCGCCATGCTCAGCCGGGAGGCGGCCCTTCGCATCGGCCTGGCCGCGCGCGAGTTGCCCGCGCTGGGCGTACAGGGCCTGCTCGAAATCCTGCTCGAACGGCTCGGCGCGCCGCTGGCCGACGATGCGCTGGATGCGCTCAGAGTCAAGGATCTCAAGGGACATCCGCAGCTGTCCGCGCAGCCGGCCGAGGCCCTGAAGCTGGCCGCCGCGCGGCTGCGCGGCGAAGGAGTCGAAGACCCGGCCCATCCGCCACTGCAGGACTATGCCGAGGGCGACATGCCGGGCTCGGTGCGCGTGGCCTGTGCCTCGGACGGTGCCGATCGCGTGGATGGGCATTTCGGTGCCTGCAGCCGCTTCCTGGTATATCAGGTATCGACCTCCGAGCGCCGCCTGATCGACGTGCGGCGTGCCGCCTTGCCGGACGAGCGCGACGCCGACGACAAGAACGCCTTCCGTGCCGGGCTGATCCGAGATTGCCATGTGCTCTATCTCGCCTCCATCGGCGGGCCGGCGGCGGCCAAGGTGATCAAGACCGGCATCTATCCCATCAAGCTGAGCGAGGCCGCAGCCGCCGACGCCGTGCTCGACGAGTTGCAACGCGTCATGGTGGAGACGCCGCCGCCGTGGCTGGCCAAGCTGATGGGGCTGCCGCCCGAGCAGCGGGTGCGTTTCGAGGCGTCCGCCGGTCGGGAGGAGGTCTGACACGATGGACCCGATCCTGCCGACCGCCATCGCCGACCGCCTCGGCGGACGCGAGCTGGATGCCGACACGCTGAGCCAGCTGCGCCAGCATTATCCGCAGGTGCACTTCACGACTTGCGCCGCCGACGATGTGGTCGATCCAGTCCGCCCCTACGTCGAGCGGCCGGGACTGCGCATCTATCTGGTCGATGCCCGCGACCATTGCCTGAGCCTGACGGACGACCCCGAGCCCGCCAGCGGTCTGCTGCTGGCGGCCGTGAGCAACGAAGACGACTGACCGCGCAGCCGGCCCGCGAGCAAGCGCGTCGGCTGCGCCGAGGGTAAAACGCGAATGATCGAAAACATCACCGAATACGCCGGCTGGAAGCGCGATTATGCACTGGGTATCCAGGAAATCGACGAGCAGCACAAGATCGTGTTCGAACAGATCGAGGAGCTGCGGCAAGCCATTGTCCACGGGGACTCGCACCAGCATATCGGCAACATCATCGAGCGCATGGCCGAGTACGCGCGCATCCATCTTGTCATGGAGGAATGCGTGCTGCGCATGTTCGCCTACACCGGCTACGAAGCCCACAAGGGCGCCCATGAGCAGGGCGTGCGCCAGATCGCGGCATTTTCACGGCGTCATGCCGCCGGCGACCGCGAAGTGGCGCTCGAATTTTTCGAATTCATAGGCGGTTGGTGGTGCCGGCATATCCTCATCGACGACGCACGATATGTGCCCACGCTGATGAAAAAGGGCGCGGCGCGCGCCTGGCTGCCAGGCGTGACCGGCCTGCTGAGGTGGCGTCGTGGCGGCGCGTACTGAATCGACGCCACGGCGCGCGATGGGGGCGACATGAAGACAGCCGCCGCCTGGACGCAGGATTACGCACTCGGCATCGCGGAAATCGACGAGCAGCACCGTCTGGTGTTCGAGCAGATCGACGCCCTGAGCGCGGCGGTGGCGCGCCTCGATGAGCGGCGGGCGATCGACGAGTGCCTGACGCGCCTGATCGATTACATCCGCGTGCATCTGGTGATGGAAGAATATGCGATGCGTCTGTTGGTATACCCGGAATATACGGCGCATAAACGGCTGCACGACGCCGCGCTGATCGAGCTGGAAATCTTCCTGCAACGCCACCATGCCGGCGAGCAACGCCTGAACGAGACGTTCGTCGCCTATCTGACGCAAGGGTGGCGGCAGCATATTCTCGAAGGCGATGCGCAGTATGTGCGCGCTCTCAAGAGCCAGGGCGTGGCCGGCCGCTGGTCGGTCGGGCTGGGCGGCCTGCTGGGACAGTGGCGGCGTGCGGTCGGCCACGGCACCGCAACCGGGCGCTGAATGGGCGGCGGCGCACACGAAGGCGTCGACGGGCATGACCGTTGCGGTCCGTCCGCGACCGGCCTCACCGACTGCCGTGCTTGCGTACATGCCATCCGCGCCGCGGCCGGTCGCTGCCGTCCCGACGATGCCTGCGTGATGGCCTGCAGCGGCCGGCGCATCGACCGCTTTTTCCGTAGCAACCCCGAGCTGGCCCCGGCCTACATCGAAGACCCTTTCTGGGAAACCCGCGCCATCATCGTGCGCTATCTGCCCGACGAGAGGGTGCTGGAGCTGATCGACGACGACGACGAAGCCGTGCGCCGCGCGGTGGCCGTCCGACTGCCGCCTGAGCGACTCAGCGAACTGATGCGCGACCCGGATCGCGAGGTGCGCATCACCGTGGCCGCGCGTCTGCCCGAGGCCGATCTGCCCGCCTTGCTCGACGACCCCGACTATTCGGTGCGCACCTGGCTCGCGCGGCGCCTTCCTCCCGCGCAGCTCCTGCCCCTGGTGCGCGACCGCGACCGTCAGGTGCGCCAGGCCGTTGCCGAGCGCCTGCCGGAATCGCTGCTTCCCCAACTCGCCGACGACCCGGCCGCCGAGGTGCGCGCCGCCGTGGCCGCCCGCCTGCCGGCCGAGGCGGCGGTTCGCATGCTGACGGACCCAGACTGGGCCGTCCGCCTCGCTGCCGTCCCCCGCGTCCGCCGCCAGGCCCTGCGCCGCCTGCTCGACGACCCGGTGGAAGATGTCCGTGCCGCTGCCGAGGAACGCCTGGGGCGACTCGCCAGCGTGAGCTAGCCGCGAAACTCGAAGCGCATTTCCGCGCGATTCGTGGGTCGTTGGGTCGCGATGGCGTTCTGTCGCGTCCGGGGCGCGTGCGGAGAGCATTCTGGCGATAAGAACAAACTATCGCCTGGCATGCCACGGGTGGCCTATGCTGATAGACGGGAGCCGTGCAGGGGCACACCGCCTGCACGGCGAATCCGGCGACACGATAACGGCGAGCGACATGTCCTACGATGCGGATTTCATATCTCGTCTGATCGACGCCTCCGCGTTGATCGAAAGGCATAAAAGTCTGGACGACGCCATGGGCGAACTGGCGAAGATGACGGCCCAACTGCTGTCGGCCGAACGCTCCTCCATCATGCTGCTGGGCGAGGATGAGGCGCGGGACGACATTCCCGCCGAGGCGACCCTGCGTGTCTACGCCCATTATGGAACCATGCCCAAGGTTGCCTACGAGGTCGCCACCCGCATCAACGAGGGCGTTTCGGGCCATGTCGCCGCGACCGGCGAGCCCCTGCTGATCCCGGATATCGCGCAATCGAGCTTTGCCGGCAAGTCGCGACGGCGTAGCGGCCGGGGCGGTAGCCTGATCTCCGTGCCGATTCGCCTCGGCGGCAAGATCATCGGCGTGATCAACGTTTCCAACCGTACGGGCGGCGGCTCGTTCACCACGCGCGACCTGGATTTGCTCAACGTATTCTCGATGTTCATGGGACAGTCGATCCACGTAGCCCAACTGCAGAACGTGCTGCGCTCGCGTTTCCTGCAGCTGGCCCTGGCCCTGGAACACAAGAGCGGCGGCTCGCGAGACACGCCGCTGAGCCCCGACCCGGTGCATCTCGCCAAGATCGTCGCCAAGACGATCTACCGGAACTCACGGAGGGCGGGTTCGGTGCCAGCCAGATCGTGGGGGTGGCCACCGAGGTGATCGGTTTGCTGAATGAACGGCTGGAGCGCGGGGAACTGCGGCCCAGTCGCTAGATCCATCGATGGGCTGCGCGTCTCACCCAGGCTGACCTTTCACGCTATATATTCGCCGTTAGATGACAATCAACGATATTCATCATGGTGAAAGACGTTCGACTTTGCCGGAAGACCTCGTGTTTCTCGGCACGCTACTGTTCGCGCTTGTTTTACTGCGCAACAGCGGGAGCCGTAAAAGGATTCTGTAGGGCTGAAATCGGCCGAGGCCGTGTCAAAACCGCCGATCTGGGTCTTAAGCTAATCAGCTGGCCCCTTCAGTAGAAACC
This genomic interval carries:
- a CDS encoding DUF6129 family protein: MDPILPTAIADRLGGRELDADTLSQLRQHYPQVHFTTCAADDVVDPVRPYVERPGLRIYLVDARDHCLSLTDDPEPASGLLLAAVSNEDD
- a CDS encoding bacteriohemerythrin yields the protein MKTAAAWTQDYALGIAEIDEQHRLVFEQIDALSAAVARLDERRAIDECLTRLIDYIRVHLVMEEYAMRLLVYPEYTAHKRLHDAALIELEIFLQRHHAGEQRLNETFVAYLTQGWRQHILEGDAQYVRALKSQGVAGRWSVGLGGLLGQWRRAVGHGTATGR
- a CDS encoding GAF domain-containing protein — protein: MSYDADFISRLIDASALIERHKSLDDAMGELAKMTAQLLSAERSSIMLLGEDEARDDIPAEATLRVYAHYGTMPKVAYEVATRINEGVSGHVAATGEPLLIPDIAQSSFAGKSRRRSGRGGSLISVPIRLGGKIIGVINVSNRTGGGSFTTRDLDLLNVFSMFMGQSIHVAQLQNVLRSRFLQLALALEHKSGGSRDTPLSPDPVHLAKIVAKTIYRNSRRAGSVPARSWGWPPR
- a CDS encoding 4Fe4S-binding leucine-rich repeat protein; the encoded protein is MGGGAHEGVDGHDRCGPSATGLTDCRACVHAIRAAAGRCRPDDACVMACSGRRIDRFFRSNPELAPAYIEDPFWETRAIIVRYLPDERVLELIDDDDEAVRRAVAVRLPPERLSELMRDPDREVRITVAARLPEADLPALLDDPDYSVRTWLARRLPPAQLLPLVRDRDRQVRQAVAERLPESLLPQLADDPAAEVRAAVAARLPAEAAVRMLTDPDWAVRLAAVPRVRRQALRRLLDDPVEDVRAAAEERLGRLASVS
- a CDS encoding dinitrogenase iron-molybdenum cofactor biosynthesis protein yields the protein MNTPAMLSREAALRIGLAARELPALGVQGLLEILLERLGAPLADDALDALRVKDLKGHPQLSAQPAEALKLAAARLRGEGVEDPAHPPLQDYAEGDMPGSVRVACASDGADRVDGHFGACSRFLVYQVSTSERRLIDVRRAALPDERDADDKNAFRAGLIRDCHVLYLASIGGPAAAKVIKTGIYPIKLSEAAAADAVLDELQRVMVETPPPWLAKLMGLPPEQRVRFEASAGREEV
- the nifK gene encoding nitrogenase molybdenum-iron protein subunit beta produces the protein MSQDVENIQPSYPLFRNEEYKKVIGDKRAKYEEMHPAEKIREVFEWTTTKEYQELNFQREALTVNPAKACQPLGAVLCALGYEKTMPYVHGSQGCVAYFRTYFNRHFKEPIACVSDSMTEDAAVFGGQKNMFDGLENAKALYKPDMIAVSTTCMAEVIGDDLNAFINNSKKEGHIPQEYPVPFAHTPSFVGSHTTGWDNMQEGILRYFTLNYMEDKQVGANGKLNVVPGFETYLGNFRVIKRMLEEMGVETTMLSDPTEVLDTPADGKFRMYAGGTTMDEVKDAPNAFDTLFLQPWQSDKTRKYVQNTWKHEAPKLNIPMGLEWTDEFLMKVSEITGKPIPESLTKERGRLVDMITDSHAWLHGKRYALYGDPDFVMGMTKLLLELGAEPVHILANNANKRWKKAMDKILDDSPYGTGCEVHIGRDLWHLRSLVFTDKPDFLIGNSYGKFIQRDTLHKGEAFEVPLIRFGFPIFDRHHLHRDTTLGYEGAMHVLKTLVNEVLARLDDDTRGMGTTDYNYDLIR
- the nifT gene encoding putative nitrogen fixation protein NifT, which encodes MPNVMIRRDPSGKLSFYVAKKDLEETIARLEFDGPDGWGGEVELMDGSRYYLEPLSTMPNLPITLRARRL
- the nifD gene encoding nitrogenase molybdenum-iron protein alpha chain — its product is MTLINREETEALIQEVLEVYPEKARKDRAKHLATNDQSLEKSNKCITSNRKSLPGVMTIRGCAYAGSKGVVWGPIKDMIHISHGPVGCGQYSRAGRRNYYVGTTGVNTFGTMNFTSDFQEKDIVFGGDKKLAKMIEEIDQLFPLSKGVSIQSECPIGLIGDDIEAVAKKTSKEIEKPVVPVRCEGFRGVSQSLGHHIANDSIRDWVLPNRDNDNSFETTPYDVAIIGDYNIGGDAWSSRILLEEMGLRVVAQWSGDGTLAEIELTPKVKLNLLHCYRSMNYISRHMEEKYGIPWVEYNFFGPTKIAESLRKIASYFDDKIKEGAERVIEKYRAEYDAVIAKYRPRLEGKRVMLYVGGLRPRHVIGAYEDLGMEVVGTGYEFGHNDDYDRTIKEMGNATLIYDDVTGYEFEEFVKKVKPDLIGSGIKEKYIFQKMGIPFRQMHSWDYSGPYHGYDGFAIFARDMDMTLNNPCWAFVKTPWAASEDAETALAANA
- a CDS encoding bacteriohemerythrin, whose protein sequence is MIENITEYAGWKRDYALGIQEIDEQHKIVFEQIEELRQAIVHGDSHQHIGNIIERMAEYARIHLVMEECVLRMFAYTGYEAHKGAHEQGVRQIAAFSRRHAAGDREVALEFFEFIGGWWCRHILIDDARYVPTLMKKGAARAWLPGVTGLLRWRRGGAY